The sequence below is a genomic window from Phoenix dactylifera cultivar Barhee BC4 chromosome 8, palm_55x_up_171113_PBpolish2nd_filt_p, whole genome shotgun sequence.
ATAACAGATTAATATTAATATTCAATTGCTATTTATTTAGCATTGATATATATTTGATATTAATATTAagattttaatataaaatttatttgatatttgatattaatataaatttaatattatttatgtatagattaaatatttatattaatatttaatatttatattaaaagaAAGATCTAATCCTATTAAattgttaattattttatttccaATTCAATGTTAAAATAATATTAACATTTAAtgttaatatttaaataatatttaatgCTGTTGGTAGGCTGTTGGACAAATATTATTCGATATTTGATTCAACTCATTTATGGTTGCTTTGGATTTTAAATGCCCAAGCAAATTTTGTTATTGGTAAGTTGTGTCTCTACTTATTCATTTAATGCATATAAACGTtactaatttttttcttctatactTTTTCATAGGTTGAAAGAATCATAAGATAAACATTCTAACCAAAATGAAAATAACCATTCAAGTTCTAAAGATAAAAAACTGGAATCTTCtacataaaaacaaaaaagatcaGATGTCTCCATATAAGCACATATTTATTTATCCTACTACAAGCATTCAACCatcaataattattaaatatattttacttataatattttttttgtcattttttttatgttcttattATCCTTCTATTACATCAAATTATATGTCGGTTTTCATTATCTCCCTGCACATGATGCGAGTATCATTCTTGTTAATAATCCACGATACTCTTAAAAGCAAATAATAGGAGTCTTATAGAATTAAGTAGAATAATCCTACCCTTTTTCTTACATTATttgtaaaaaagaaataaagagtgGATTAAATGGGATCAAGTCCTTCTTAGAAAGTGTTTCTTTTCAATTACTCTCCCTCCTTGGCACGTGGGTTCACATGTGCAGGGAATCTTCGAGTCGCGAGTAGAGGGATCGTTCATTCACTAACACCTCATCGCTCTCACGGCTGACGGCTTCCCTCTCACCGGCACCAGCCGCTAGGCGAAAACCGTTTACCCACCTAACGGCTCCCCAACGCCGTCAGGACCATCGAGCACCTTCCGATGCGGGGCCCTCCCGCTTCCCTAGGACACGTGGCTCCGTTTCCGCGGGCCTCCGTTTCCGCGGGCCACGCCTACCAAAAAAGTTTCCGCGGGCCCCACTCCATGCATCACGACGAATTCCGGCCTTACTTTACCGCATAGAAATCCCCATGCGACCGCTCGAATCCACCGCCCTGGCACCCAACAAGAACGGCTCCACGTTTCCCGAAGGAAAGCATCGGGAACGGTGGCATATCTTTTTCTATGCGGAGATCCGGACATAGAATCACCGCGGAAGGGCATCCACGCGTTGCACTCCGCGAGAAGCATAGACCAGTGGAAACGCGACACGCGTCCGTCCACCTCACTATAAATAAGGGGGGCTTGGGGCTCCTAATCGAAGAAGCTCGCCGGGagcgggagagagagaaggctaTAGTTTTCATATTCccgttcttcctctctctctctctaatctcTGATTTAGTCTTGATTAGTTGTGTGATTAAGGAGGATTAAGGAGGATTAAGGGAGAAGATGTTTATAGAGAAGTTTAAGGTGGAGAGCCCCAACGTGAAGTATGGGGAGCACGAGATCGAATCGGTGTACCGCTACGAGACCACTGAGCTCGTCCACGAGAACCGTGATGGGTCCTACCAGTGGATCGTTAAGCCCAAGACCGTCCGATACGACTTCAAGACCGATATCCGTGTTCCCAAGCTCGGGTAACACCGCAATCTTTTCactgtttttttattaattttcatgattttttaatTACAGTTGCTGTCTCAAattaagaatttttttctttattttaatgatttatgatgttattatttttttatgggtAGGGTGATGCTGGTGGGCTGGGGAGGGAACAACGGGTCCACACTCACGGCTGGAGTCATTGCAAACAGAGAGTGAgtgatttacttttttttttaatgcatattAAGAGGTGGTTAATGCTTCTAATGATGGTGATTAGGGGGATTTCATGGGCCACCAAGGATAAAGTGCAGCAGGCTAACTATTATGGGTCCCTGACCCAGGCTTCAACGGTCAGGGTTGGATCTTTCAATGGGGAGGAGATCCATGCTCCTTTTAAGAGCTTGCTTCcaatggtattttttttttaaatgcatctgtttatatttttaaagagTTTTtgctttaatgaaaagaacacaAATCGCATGACTATAAACAAATATATAAATGTAATtagtattatatattattattggaGCTGCTTTTAATTTGTTCTCTGGCTTATTTGTGCCTTCTAGATGAACTCAGCACTCGATATCACCAAAAGTTGtcagcttttttctttttgtttcactCCCTCCATCGACACTTTTTAAaggttagcttttttttttttggcgggtTGTTCCCGGGTTGCATGAGCTTAAACTATGACAAGGAACGTAGATCTTTTTTACTTGTCCAATCAATTTTCAGCGAGTTAACATCAATTTATCATGTAAGCAAATTGGATTTATGTAAGCAAATGCCTTCTGCATGCAAAGAATAGCATGAGAAGTGAGGAGATGGAGATAGCATAACTCATGGTTAACAATAAAGAGAGTGGAAAAAGGGTAGATGGAGATGGGATAGATGGAAGGTATGAGAGAGGTTTGTTAAACTCATATTTTGCTCAATGAAAGACTAAATGACTGTATGTAACTGGAATGAATCTTATTGGAGAAGGCTGTTATCATGGAAGTACCTTAATTTATGGGAGCGTCTTTTCTTACTCCCTTCAGGTTAACCCAGATGATATCATCTTTGGAGGGTGGGACATAAGCAGCATGAACCTGGCTGATGCCATGGCCAGGGCCAAGGTTTTGGACATAGACCTCCAGAAGCAGCTCAGGCCCTACATGGAATCCATGGTCCCTCTCCCCGGAATCTTTGACCCTGATTTCATCGCAGCGAATCAGGGGTCACGTGCTAATAACGTGATCAAGGTGACCAAAAAGGAGCAGGTCCAACAAATCATCAAGGACATAAGGTATCAATCAACTATTAACTTCTTCTAATATTACTCTGCAGTATCTTCCTTGCTTTCTCATAGGTTTGTTTAATTATAACCGACACCTGCAGTCCTGACGTGACAGACTCTCTACTTTTTGTAACTCATCCTCCTAGTAATTACCAATTCTTTTAATAAAGTGGTTGTTGCCTCCCTTAGTATCAAAAAATATTACTCCCCAATATGTATCAATCGACTATCAATTACTAGCCTTCTAAACTTATAGTTGATGTTAGCTTGATAGCTAGCTGGTTGGGAAGCTCTGCTTAATACTTCTGTGGAGCTTTCGCAACTTGGACTCTATTACAAACTCTTCTTTAATTGGAGGAAAAAAGGGTAAGgcttggatgatgatgatgattagaATATGTTCTTTTTGAGTGTCTGATACCAACATAATAAAAGACACATTTGTTTAATGTTTTGGGAATCAAATGTATACAACTTTTGGTTATCTCATGAGCGAGCTCTAAATTGGAGCTTGAACAGGGAGTTTAAAGAGAAGAGCAAGGTGGATAAGGTGGTGGTGCTATGGACAGCAAATACTGAAAGGTACAGCAATGTGATTGTTGGGCTCAATGACACTATGGAGAACCTCTTGGCTTCGTTGGACAAGAACGAGGCTGAGATATCTCCATCGACCTTATATGCACTTGCTTGTGTCCTAGAGAATGTTCCATTCATCAATGGAAGCCCGCAGAACACCTTTGTGCCGGGTATGATGCTTCTGTTCAAGTTGTTGGTAGTTTTGGACCTACGAGGGAAGTCGCAAGGTGTTAATTATATTGGAGAATTCTTATGTGCAGGGCTAATTGATCTGGCTATTGAGAGGAACAGTCTCATTGGTGGAGATGACTTCAAGAGTGGGCAGACAAAGATGAAGTCTGTCTTGGTGGATTTTCTTGTGGGAGCTGGGATCAAGGTATCTAAGTTTTTATAAAGCTTTCCAATCTATAGAGTACTTAGACGTTGGAAACTCTATGGACTTCTTATATCTTTTTTTATGCATGTACAAAATGCAATATGTTAGGATGCCTGACTGTTTTATTAATTTATACAATTGCTTATAATCTTTCTGGATTAGCAGCTTTTCTTGCATGAGAAAACATAAGCATAAAATGCGAAAAAGTGacgaaaattttctttcttttcttctagccAACTTCTATAGTCAGCTACAACCATCTTGGGAACAATGATGGCATGAATCTCTCTGCCCCACAAACTTTCCGGtcgaaagagatctcaaagagcaATGTAGTTGATGACATGGTCTCTAGCAACGGCATACTCTATGAGCCTGGGGAGCATCCTGACCATATTATTGTCATCAAGGTAATTAAGTACGCATCCAATGTTATGTTGATACTGTGGCAGCAGGCTTTCAAGCTGTAACTAATCAACTGCTTGTGTTGTTATAGTATGTGCCCTATGTTGGGGACAGCAAGAGGGCTATGGATGAGTACACATCAGAGATATTTATGGGTGGGAGGAACACAATTGTTCTTCACAACACATGCGAGGACTCTCTTTTGGCGGCGCCCATCATCCTGGATTTGGTTTTGCTGGCTGAGCTCAGCACCAGGATTCAGCTCAAAGCTGAGGGAGAGGTGTGTATGAATGACTCCGCGAGGAATGTTGCTCTGTAAGCTTGAGTTGGGCTGATTTAGTAATGTCGTTCTTGTTTGGTTGTGCAGGAAAAGTTCCACTCCTTCCATCCGGTGGCCAGCACCTTGAGTTATCTCACCAAAGCTCCTCTCGTAAgtgaaaataattaatttttgttgCCTTTATTGGGTTTATATTCATATTAGCAACTGACATTAGATAAGTACTTCATTTATATTATTTAGTTTTAACTTTCGAAGCTTTTTCATTCTGCTAGTTTGATGTTGTTATGCGTTCTTCATATATTACATTTCAATACTAttaaaacatataaaaaaaacatGCTGATAATACTCTTTAATAGCATAGAACTAGTTTGATTTTGAGATGCGATAATGTTGCATTCAGCAAGAACTAATACTTTAATCCATTATGTAATATCTTAGCATGAAATCGTTGCTACTGCTATTAGATGAAATGTAATAAAGTAAATCTATTGAGTCCTAAGAACATCTTTAGAACTACAGGACTTGAGGAATAAATATTAGTGTGTGATATTTGACTTGCATATGGTTGCATATAGATGTCATGTTGTCGCCGTAAATCTACAAttaaaatttctgaattttttccTTCTAATTATATTATTGGGAAGCATTTAGTGAACCTTTGCATCATGGTATTCCAAAGTATCTCAACATATGTTAGTGTACAGTGTAAAAGAGTGTGCACAGCATCTAGGATGATGGCCCTAAGTcactttacatttttttttttggagaaaaccTAGTCATTTAAGACAAATTATGTTGCATAGTACTATGTTGCAACTCGCATTAGGCACTTAAGATACTGGTCCAGAGTAACCCAAGATCAATGGTACTATGTTGTTTACCATCATGTTTGCTTGGATGAAGACAGAAATTCCAAAGTactatgttgttttttttcttttctgtaccagaaaataaaaaaaaaagtagtttgtaacttgaatttattttttgagaaaGTAACTTGAAATTATTTGGTGATGCAAATAGGTTCCTCCAGGCACGCCTGTGGTGAATGCTCTCGCAAAGCAGAGGGCCATGCTGGAGAACATCCTGAGGGCTTGCATTGGCCTGGCTCCTGAGAACAACATGATTTTAGAGTACAAATGAACCACCATTGAAAGAAGAGAGggtggagaaggggggggggggggggatcatGGCCCTTTTCTGTTGTATGTATGGCTTTGCTTTGTTCAAACTgggccttttttcttttttacttgtGTGGCTATTGGCTTTTCTTTAGCTGATGAAGCTCGATCAGTGCAGGCAAATCCCATGTATTTTTCAGCTTCAGATTTAGTAGCCCTTATTATAAATGGCCTTTTGTCTTCAGAAAAACTCATCTTTTCTGACCTGTGATTCTTATTTTGGTTCCATGCATCCCTTATCATttcatgtttttatttttcgaACAAGCTCGGCTTTGCTTAAGTACAATAATTAGGTGTCATGGCTTCTTTATGTAGAATGGGTAAATAATACTGTAGGTAAATAATTtcctgttttatttttttcaaagaaaaacagAGGCTTAAAGGGCATTTCATCCTTACTGGTATCTCTGGTTATGAATTTTATGATGCTTCTGTTTTATATTAGGGTGTCTCTTGGATCTTACCCTAAAGAAATAAAGGTGTTACCAAGTTTTCCAGATGAACATGAACTTATTGGTATGACATTATTGCCGGCCAACAAAATGGTGACGGCTTGACACAGGAGGCCAACATGAAGTTTTAAGATTTTAATTTCCTACCACTATTGGTGGGCATTGTATTGATGGAGCTGATGAAACATGTGGATTTGTTCTCTCGGCTATTTTGTGGTTTTGCTGCTGGACAATATTAATGGCTGCATCAAGAACAGTCAattaaagggaagaagaaaacaggAAGATACCCCCAAATCACACTCTTGGAATTTCTGTGAAGGTAATTGTAACCAGTAGAAGGTTGAAATGgctaattttaaataaatttgtttCACAAGGCCTTGAGAAACATTATGGttgagaagggaaaaagaaatggTTCATGTCTGATGTGGGTTTCTGGTAGCTTTGTTTGATGTTGTTGAAAACTGCAACTCTTGAGCATCTTCTTGTTGTCAAGATTTTTGTCTTGGACAAGATCATAGCCGTACCAAATGCGAGCCCCTCCTCGCTTATAAAAGGAGCCCTTCCCCTCTTCCTTGGCACCATtcgggagagagagagcgcttTACCATTAAAGAGTTGATGGCAAGGTGTTCTGCGGGAGGGCTCGGAGCATTCGTCGTTGATCCGGCTAGGAGGATCTTGCTGGAGGCAAGGTGagttccctctcctcctcctctccgatCCTTGGGCCACCATCTCCTTTGAATCCGGCCGGCAAGCCGCCAGATTAAGGTGAAGTTAGACTCTCCTATTTTGGTGCACCTCTCCTTCCATTTCGGTCGGCCATCGCCGGGTTTTACACAATGCCGACGTCGCAAGGGCCAACGACCATAGGGGGCACCGGCCATAGGCAGCAGCTGCCGCCGAGCAGTCCCTTcaggaagaaggaaggaagggagagagagggagagccttctggctctctcctctctttctctctccttctctcttgaTTTCTCTTTCCTGGGTTTCTCTGTTGGTttctctatttctctctctatggtttttctctctctagtttctTCCTCTAGATTGGATGTGAACTGGATTAAAAAAACAAGAATTTTGGGTTTATCTCGTTATTATGTCAAGcctcgtcacaggctggaaatgtagTACTTTGGCAGGCCCCATCATAGGCTATGAATGTGGAACTAAAATTGGCAAGCCTCACCACAGACTAGAAATATGATACTTGGCAGCCCCATCACAGGTTGGTAAATGTGGAACT
It includes:
- the LOC103717215 gene encoding inositol-3-phosphate synthase — its product is MFIEKFKVESPNVKYGEHEIESVYRYETTELVHENRDGSYQWIVKPKTVRYDFKTDIRVPKLGVMLVGWGGNNGSTLTAGVIANREGISWATKDKVQQANYYGSLTQASTVRVGSFNGEEIHAPFKSLLPMVNPDDIIFGGWDISSMNLADAMARAKVLDIDLQKQLRPYMESMVPLPGIFDPDFIAANQGSRANNVIKVTKKEQVQQIIKDIREFKEKSKVDKVVVLWTANTERYSNVIVGLNDTMENLLASLDKNEAEISPSTLYALACVLENVPFINGSPQNTFVPGLIDLAIERNSLIGGDDFKSGQTKMKSVLVDFLVGAGIKPTSIVSYNHLGNNDGMNLSAPQTFRSKEISKSNVVDDMVSSNGILYEPGEHPDHIIVIKYVPYVGDSKRAMDEYTSEIFMGGRNTIVLHNTCEDSLLAAPIILDLVLLAELSTRIQLKAEGEEKFHSFHPVASTLSYLTKAPLVPPGTPVVNALAKQRAMLENILRACIGLAPENNMILEYK